In the Mycoplasmoides gallisepticum genome, one interval contains:
- a CDS encoding IgG-blocking virulence protein, with amino-acid sequence MRKIHKLLNKVKNTTSEIGVVLEDVGKTHTNRNVYDIIKALPDNVVTLTVFFENSDTTSLLALENRHLRELNIYTTGQVNSGLWAINPLALKHINFIPSLLAYNVGGYASGLQLLQLQLLVN; translated from the coding sequence ATACGAAAAATTCATAAACTTCTAAACAAGGTTAAGAATACAACTTCTGAAATTGGTGTTGTGTTAGAAGATGTTGGTAAAACTCACACTAATAGAAACGTTTATGACATCATTAAAGCATTACCAGATAATGTGGTAACTTTAACAGTGTTCTTTGAAAACTCTGACACAACTTCATTATTAGCTTTAGAAAACAGACACCTAAGAGAACTAAATATCTATACAACTGGACAAGTTAACAGTGGTCTATGAGCAATCAACCCATTAGCTTTAAAACATATTAACTTTATTCCATCATTATTAGCTTACAACGTTGGTGGTTACGCAAGCGGGTTACAGTTGCTTCAACTTCAATTATTGGTAAATTAA
- the mip gene encoding Ig-specific serine endopeptidase MIP has protein sequence MKLKFKHLFLGSVLLLTGLTPLMVACSKKQIDDKINPTTPSDEEKKASDKHGGLVEVQPERPSINLPGTNPTNPTIPTNIPGKPQLAIDNIEAYRKLSTTEKNKVDLEGYVKALEGLRGEFNDLQKRLNERYKLPILSESEIEEYNKKAQAAGQPDYKSAILRNFSVVNKDNYLYINPIRDSTKAAYWNSTPGNRGLPRYLPNEIYKKVALQTFAIEFSNFNEEMAKVQGGQNYSSLTYKGTAWILDYELDDSGYPTKWYLATNAHVAAALMKKESDGSRFTNIVDEKAEAQRYQKAKAAFDAGENKWKELTKPYQEKIERLYGEKNRYIGLKQQAETNGDAAKTKEYEDLIKKIEDIELPAAYQEQNANATVEWNKLDLQFRIDYDKAAKDLKAGFLGSTKTVSLSHFNQDTPLNKWLRTNAIAPTVEKVNLSPDQVKLIYAGIDFLKTSPKDYVDPSSPISKIEESADFAVLEINFKKANDSDYKYVKNTGTGVFFEEKPIESAEALAKLITSDYANWKKEEQISFITKSLKATYKEDAKATISDVTLTDGRKTTLSRSNLSLISVGFPTSSTDGYITPTYDQTEDLLEKSSQSLWINKPIYIGEGREEAGRVSTKEYGGGFNRTLAIRTFLNMPGITDYTIASPLIRSESNEGYVYNYIKDTESTYKGNQYTNYGLGYSLSSWQPLGGASGSSVRTIDNKLIGINFAVADGTGVSLTAFTQAFRSEGETYNGFYGKYQLEEYDLIYGGGKKQRTSYREALKSLNTNIKTALFPNGINEIPEEFKFKNQ, from the coding sequence ATGAAATTAAAATTCAAACATTTATTTTTAGGTAGTGTTTTGTTGTTAACTGGATTAACACCTTTGATGGTAGCTTGTTCTAAAAAACAAATAGATGATAAAATTAATCCTACAACTCCATCAGACGAAGAAAAAAAAGCTAGTGATAAACACGGAGGTTTAGTAGAAGTACAACCAGAAAGACCTTCAATTAACTTACCAGGCACTAATCCAACTAATCCGACAATTCCAACTAATATACCTGGAAAACCACAATTGGCTATTGATAATATTGAAGCATATAGAAAATTGTCAACAACTGAAAAAAATAAAGTTGATTTAGAAGGGTATGTTAAAGCTTTAGAAGGTTTGCGTGGAGAATTTAATGATTTACAAAAGAGATTAAACGAACGTTATAAATTACCAATTTTAAGTGAAAGTGAAATAGAAGAATATAACAAAAAAGCACAAGCTGCTGGACAACCTGATTATAAGAGCGCTATTTTACGTAATTTCTCAGTAGTTAATAAAGATAATTATCTTTACATTAATCCAATTAGAGATTCAACAAAAGCTGCTTATTGAAATTCAACACCAGGTAATCGTGGTTTACCAAGATATTTACCTAATGAGATTTATAAAAAAGTAGCTTTACAAACTTTTGCTATTGAATTTAGTAACTTCAATGAGGAAATGGCTAAAGTTCAAGGTGGTCAAAACTATAGTTCTTTAACTTATAAAGGTACTGCTTGAATTCTTGATTATGAATTAGATGATAGCGGATATCCAACAAAATGATACTTAGCGACAAATGCTCACGTTGCTGCTGCATTAATGAAAAAAGAAAGCGACGGTTCAAGATTTACTAACATTGTTGATGAAAAAGCTGAAGCACAACGTTATCAAAAAGCTAAAGCAGCTTTTGATGCTGGTGAAAACAAATGAAAAGAATTAACTAAACCATATCAAGAAAAAATTGAACGTTTATACGGAGAAAAAAATAGATATATTGGTTTAAAACAACAAGCTGAAACAAATGGTGACGCAGCTAAAACTAAAGAATATGAAGATTTAATTAAAAAAATCGAAGATATTGAATTACCAGCAGCTTATCAAGAACAAAATGCAAACGCTACTGTTGAATGAAATAAACTAGATTTACAATTTAGAATTGATTACGATAAAGCAGCTAAAGATTTAAAAGCAGGCTTTTTAGGTTCAACTAAAACAGTTTCTTTATCACATTTTAACCAAGATACTCCTTTAAATAAATGATTAAGAACTAACGCTATTGCTCCTACAGTGGAAAAAGTTAATTTATCACCTGATCAAGTGAAATTAATTTATGCTGGAATTGACTTCTTAAAAACTAGCCCTAAAGATTATGTTGATCCTTCTTCACCAATAAGTAAAATTGAAGAATCAGCTGATTTTGCTGTTTTAGAAATTAATTTTAAAAAAGCAAATGATAGCGATTATAAATATGTAAAAAATACTGGCACTGGTGTTTTCTTTGAAGAAAAACCAATTGAAAGTGCTGAAGCATTGGCTAAATTAATTACATCTGATTATGCTAATTGAAAAAAAGAAGAACAAATAAGCTTTATTACTAAATCGCTTAAAGCAACTTATAAAGAAGATGCAAAAGCAACAATAAGTGATGTAACTTTAACTGACGGCAGAAAAACTACTTTATCTAGAAGTAATTTAAGTTTAATTTCAGTAGGTTTCCCTACTTCTTCAACAGATGGTTATATAACACCTACTTATGATCAAACTGAAGACTTATTAGAAAAATCAAGTCAAAGTTTATGAATTAACAAACCAATTTATATTGGCGAAGGTAGAGAAGAAGCTGGTAGAGTTTCAACTAAAGAATACGGTGGAGGATTTAATAGAACTCTAGCTATTAGAACCTTTTTAAATATGCCGGGTATTACAGACTATACTATAGCTAGTCCATTAATACGTTCTGAAAGTAATGAAGGTTATGTATATAACTACATTAAAGATACAGAGTCTACATATAAAGGTAATCAATATACCAATTACGGTTTAGGATATTCACTTAGTTCATGACAACCTTTAGGTGGAGCTTCAGGTTCTAGTGTAAGAACTATTGATAATAAATTAATCGGTATTAACTTTGCAGTGGCAGATGGAACCGGTGTTTCTTTAACAGCATTTACTCAAGCTTTTAGAAGTGAAGGTGAAACTTACAATGGTTTTTATGGTAAATACCAATTAGAAGAATATGATTTAATTTATGGTGGTGGTAAGAAGCAAAGAACTTCATACCGTGAAGCCCTAAAGTCATTAAACACAAATATTAAAACAGCATTATTCCCAAATGGAATAAATGAAATTCCAGAAGAATTTAAATTCAAAAATCAATAA